The genomic window ACGGCCACCCGAGCATCCGGTCGATGGTCGACGACGACTACGAGATCATCACGTTCTGAACCCGTCCCGAGACGGGAACAACGATCGGAACGGGAACACGGACGGCGAGATGTGCTTCCTCAAGGTCGACAATTCGGCAGCACAGCGACGCTGCGGCACGCTGACCTGACGCGACGAGCAAGATGTACTCCCACATCGAAGCGAGTGATCTGTCCGAGATCGGAAGTCAGGCGTTCAAGGACGAATAGGGCGCTCCATCACTGGTATTTGCAAGAACTGCTCAGGAGTATTCGGTACGGTGGAGGCGAAATGTACCGTGTACCCCGATTTCCAGTACTCGAATCGGAATGATGACCTATGAAGTGGAAGCCATTCACGGGCACAAAATCGGCTCACCAGCCGATCGATGGGTAAGTCCGATCTCCGATGGACTAAAGTCCCCATCAGATAACTTCTGCCTGATCGATGTTGTCGGGAGTTAGGACGGACGAGGACGGTGGGTCGTGCCCGTATGATGCCGAAACCAGGAGTCGTATCTGTGGGGGCCGTACGACGGTCCGGAAGGAGCGAACCAGATGACGACCCACGGTCGACGCCACTTTCTAACGGCCGTGGGCGGCAGTAGTACCACATTACTGGCCGGTTGCGGCTCGTCCGGGTCGGGGAGCGCGGTCGGAGACAGGAAAATAGAGCGGGTGTGGTTCCGCGTTCGGTCGAACGGAAACATCCAGTTCGCGTTGCGATTCGAGGACGACATCGACGTCGACAGTCTCGAGGATCCAGAGCAGTTCATCAACGTCTCGAACGGCGCCACCGTGGAACTGGATGGGTCGGTCACCCTCGATTGGTACGACCACGCGACTGTCGATCGGTCGAGCCTGTCGAGGGCCCGCGACCGATCCATCGGTGAATTCGACTCCCTGGACGATTCGGACTGGGACTCATTGACCGAATCCTATACTGGGTCAGTAGCCGGCGCAGAACGACCGGGGGGCGTCACCGGGCGTATCAGAGATGCCGTTGCGACAGTCGACCCGAGTGAGTTCGGCGAGATCGAACTCGAAATCCCGGAAATAGCAGTCACGGTCCCCGTGGCGGACGGGCCCGATACCGTACAGGTACAGTACCCGGACGGACAGATCCACTCGGCACCGTACGTCCCACCCTCGCTGGACGAGGACGAACTGGTACTTACCGACAGGAGTTTCGACGGCGAGTTCACCGTCGACTTCGAGAACGAGCGGATCACGTGGGAGAGCAAGAACTACGAGGGCGAAAACGAATGGGAGTTTCCCACCGGAACACCGACGGAGGGCCTCAATACGCGACAAATCGAGGGAGAGGCGGCTACCATTCTGGTCGAGAACTCGATAGTCGCCCTCAGCCCGGCGTACGGCTCACTCCGGGCGATATGGCGCTCTCGGTGGGAGTTTTTCGACTGGGTGGCAAGCATCGCCGTCGATCCGACAGCCGCAGCCGAACAGGTGGCCGATAACGCCACGGAAGTGGTCAGAGAGACACTGGGATGGCTCGGTCCGACGGGGAGTTCGGACGTGGCCGAACAGTACATGATCGCCGGACTGCAGGTCGGAGTCGCGCTCCGATACTCCGCCCAAGCAGCGCGGGTCGCCGGGGGAGTTGCCTCGACGCTGACTACGGCAGTGGACATCGCTGCCGGCTATCAGAAGGTGACGGCACTCGCGGACGAAACCAACGGGCTCATCAAAGATGTCATGAAGGGGTTCGACTATTCATATATAAACCCGGCCGTCCACCCGCTGCTCCATCGGTTCATGGCCGAGAAGGCCAGCGTCTCGATCGCAACACACAACGGCGATTCGAACATCGAAGACTACCGGGACGTAGTCGAAAAGATAGCAGGCGAGTACGACGCGGCATACACCCAGGTCAACACCGAGTACGCAGGTGGCAATGCGGAGACACGACAGCTTCAATCCAGGATACATGACTCGGTCAAGAGGCGTGTAGAAATACTGCGGACCGCGAAAGTAAACGACATCGTCGACACGGCGCTGACAACCGCGGAGACTCGAAGCCCAGTCCAGCCGGCCACCCAGTTCCAGCTGGACAACGCCAACACCGGGTTCGACCCCGACCTACTGGAGCCGTCGGCTGAGGGCAAACCAGCAGCGGAACGCCTGTCCGCCGTGGAGTCCGACGTGCGGCCGGTGGTCGCGGATGGCCGAGTATACGGGTGTAGCGGTAGCCGTCTCCTCGCTTTCGATCAGGGGCGTGAGATGGTCTGGGAGCAGCCCTTGAATGGGGACGGCGACATCGTAACCACTCCCACCGTCGACGACGGCGTGATCTACGTCGGTACTGACGAACCGGCACTCTACGCGCTGGAACTCGGAGCCGAAGGACTCAGCCAACAGTGGCGCCTCGCCGATACGTTCGAGGAGAACCCTCTGTCCCCGACAGTTCACGACGGCCGACTGTACACCGCGACCGGGGCCGAGCGGCTCTACCAGATCAGCTCTGCCAGCGAGGTGACGGAAACCGTCGAACTGTCGTTTGGCGGGCCGACGTCTCCTCGACAATCGCTTGCGACGGATGGGCAGCGACTCTTCGTGAGCGGGCAGTACGGAATCAGAGCCTTCGATGTGCCTTCGCTGGCGCCTGCGTGGGAAACCGCACGTGAGACTGCGGACTACACGAACGACGTTCCAGCAGTCAGCACCGATGGACCGCGGGTAGTGTATTCCCCGGAAGGGAACGAACTCGTGGCTCGACAGCCCGCGGACGGAACTACCGTCTGGCGGAGCGAGCGTGACACGTTCGCTAGCGTTCCGACGGTTACCGCCGAGCGCGTGTTCGTCGGTTCGGGTGCCAGACAGGAACTGCGAGCGTACCCCCGGGGGACCGATAGGGCTACCCCACGGCCGCCGGAATCGCGTGTCGAGCTGGATGGCGACATCGTCGGCGAGGTGACTGCCGCGGGAGCGCACGTGTACTGCTCCACCGCACAGTCGGTCTACTGCCTCGACAGGGCATCGCTTGATACGGTCTGGCGCGTGGACGACGCTCTTGGGGGGAACACGGTGAGTTCCACACCTGTTGTGAGCGGAGGAAGGGTCTACGTCGCTACGACTGGAGGGATATTCGCGCTTGGCGAGTGAGCAACACTGCAGACGTCGACCCTAGCGGGACCCGAGGACTACCTGATACACCATGGAAGCCGTCGTGGGGCTGGCGAGATGTACTTCCGAGAGGCCGACCACTACCACGCCCAACTGGCCTGCCGGTCCGGCGGTCCTGAGCTGACAGGCCAACCCCATACCGTAGCCTGCGAGCTGTCCGAGATCGGGGTCGAGGTGTTCCAAGATGAATAGCAGGGTGTAAAGGGCTACTTGTGGAATGCAAGCCCGAACGATCCTATCGATTAAGACCGTACACCTTTGACGGATCGGGCCGACTCCAACTTCATCATATAGGTAATGTGTGTATCTGTACTCGTAGTACGGGTAATCGGTGCTGAATCCAAGGCGTGTCAGAGGTGACGTCGACCATGTAAGATTGAATTTCGGGACAGGTGATTCACCAATAGGTGCGTGGCATGTACTTGGCCATTCAAGCGAGTAACCCTGAAAGAACACTCAAAAGCGGCCTCTTCCTTCGTCTGATCGCATGGAATCCCTCAACACGTTGTTCGA from Halostella salina includes these protein-coding regions:
- a CDS encoding outer membrane protein assembly factor BamB family protein → MTTHGRRHFLTAVGGSSTTLLAGCGSSGSGSAVGDRKIERVWFRVRSNGNIQFALRFEDDIDVDSLEDPEQFINVSNGATVELDGSVTLDWYDHATVDRSSLSRARDRSIGEFDSLDDSDWDSLTESYTGSVAGAERPGGVTGRIRDAVATVDPSEFGEIELEIPEIAVTVPVADGPDTVQVQYPDGQIHSAPYVPPSLDEDELVLTDRSFDGEFTVDFENERITWESKNYEGENEWEFPTGTPTEGLNTRQIEGEAATILVENSIVALSPAYGSLRAIWRSRWEFFDWVASIAVDPTAAAEQVADNATEVVRETLGWLGPTGSSDVAEQYMIAGLQVGVALRYSAQAARVAGGVASTLTTAVDIAAGYQKVTALADETNGLIKDVMKGFDYSYINPAVHPLLHRFMAEKASVSIATHNGDSNIEDYRDVVEKIAGEYDAAYTQVNTEYAGGNAETRQLQSRIHDSVKRRVEILRTAKVNDIVDTALTTAETRSPVQPATQFQLDNANTGFDPDLLEPSAEGKPAAERLSAVESDVRPVVADGRVYGCSGSRLLAFDQGREMVWEQPLNGDGDIVTTPTVDDGVIYVGTDEPALYALELGAEGLSQQWRLADTFEENPLSPTVHDGRLYTATGAERLYQISSASEVTETVELSFGGPTSPRQSLATDGQRLFVSGQYGIRAFDVPSLAPAWETARETADYTNDVPAVSTDGPRVVYSPEGNELVARQPADGTTVWRSERDTFASVPTVTAERVFVGSGARQELRAYPRGTDRATPRPPESRVELDGDIVGEVTAAGAHVYCSTAQSVYCLDRASLDTVWRVDDALGGNTVSSTPVVSGGRVYVATTGGIFALGE